In a genomic window of Deinococcota bacterium:
- a CDS encoding sugar ABC transporter permease, translating to MRLNRDTLIAILMIAPSLVLLGIFVYGFIGQTFYASLTDWGRDPFQALALDPQLRFVGLENYLQLFTSPIDVRFRQDLVNMVFFTLFFISGCLGLGLGLAILLDQNVRGEGVFRTLFLFPLSLSFIVTGTIWRWMLQPRGGLNILPTTVGLPPLQFGWLSSREQVWRFNWQDLPLYAGLLIAAVLLFIALGSLRRGETRGRVALVSALLVGGWSLAGAPGVTLLPRLERYGFNLALSGVILAAVWQMAGYTMALYLAGLRGVSAELREAARVDGATETQLYRHVVLPLLRPITLSAMIILGHISLKIFDLVFAMAGPDNARVSVPALLMYTTAFRGNQFAKGAAIAVILLVLVAVIIVPYLWSQLRKEARR from the coding sequence ATGCGACTCAACCGAGACACCCTCATCGCCATCTTGATGATCGCGCCCTCGCTGGTGCTCCTGGGCATCTTCGTCTACGGCTTTATCGGCCAGACCTTCTACGCCTCGCTGACCGACTGGGGGCGCGACCCCTTCCAGGCGCTGGCCCTAGACCCGCAGCTCAGGTTCGTCGGGCTCGAGAACTACCTCCAGCTCTTCACCAGCCCCATCGACGTGCGCTTCCGCCAGGACCTGGTCAACATGGTCTTTTTCACTCTGTTCTTTATCTCGGGCTGCTTGGGGCTAGGGCTGGGCCTGGCTATTTTACTCGATCAGAACGTGCGCGGCGAGGGCGTCTTCAGGACCCTTTTCCTCTTTCCGCTGTCGCTCTCGTTTATCGTCACGGGCACCATCTGGCGCTGGATGCTCCAGCCCAGGGGTGGACTCAATATCCTGCCGACGACGGTGGGACTGCCGCCCTTGCAGTTCGGCTGGCTCTCGTCTCGTGAACAGGTCTGGCGCTTCAACTGGCAGGACCTGCCGCTCTATGCGGGCTTGCTCATCGCCGCTGTTTTGCTCTTTATCGCCCTCGGCAGCCTGCGCCGAGGCGAGACGCGAGGCCGGGTCGCGCTCGTTTCCGCCCTGCTCGTGGGGGGCTGGAGTCTGGCAGGCGCGCCGGGCGTCACCCTCCTGCCCCGGCTAGAGCGCTACGGCTTCAACCTGGCGCTCAGCGGCGTGATCCTCGCGGCGGTGTGGCAGATGGCCGGCTACACCATGGCCCTCTACCTGGCCGGCCTGCGCGGCGTTTCGGCGGAGCTCCGCGAGGCCGCTCGAGTGGACGGCGCCACCGAGACGCAGCTCTACCGCCACGTGGTCCTGCCTCTTCTCCGACCGATCACGCTCTCGGCCATGATCATTTTGGGTCACATCAGCCTCAAGATCTTCGACCTGGTCTTCGCCATGGCCGGGCCGGACAACGCCCGCGTGAGCGTGCCCGCGCTTTTGATGTATACCACCGCCTTTCGCGGCAACCAGTTCGCCAAGGGCGCGGCCATCGCCGTCATCCTGCTCGTCCTGGTCGCCGTCATCATCGTGCCCTACCTGTGGAGCCAATTGCGCAAGGAGGCGAGACGGTGA
- a CDS encoding carbohydrate ABC transporter permease, with the protein MAARPKARPKRPLRRGRWFLYLLLALATLFFLVPVYLVFVTALKHPAEISLSTAWQLPARPYWQSFADAWAVFAPKLQNSLVLTVSATALSAILGSLNGYVLSKWRFPGAGVLFPLILFGMFIPYQSILIPLFQFLREIGLYGSLWGLILAHVVYGLPITTLIFRNYYSEIPNEMLEAAKIDGAGFFGIYRHVIFPLSVPAFVVVVIWQFTQVWNEFLFAVTLTRTASQPITVALAQLAGGEAVRWNLPMAGAILAAIPTLLVYIFLGRYFIRGLLAGSVKG; encoded by the coding sequence CTGGCCGCCAGACCCAAGGCCAGACCCAAAAGGCCCCTGCGCCGGGGGCGCTGGTTCCTTTACCTCTTGCTCGCGCTGGCCACGCTCTTTTTTCTGGTGCCCGTCTATCTGGTCTTCGTGACCGCCCTCAAGCACCCGGCCGAGATCAGCCTCTCGACCGCCTGGCAGCTTCCCGCCCGCCCCTACTGGCAGAGCTTCGCCGACGCCTGGGCGGTCTTTGCGCCCAAGCTGCAAAACAGCCTGGTGCTCACCGTGAGCGCTACCGCCCTGTCGGCCATCCTGGGCTCCTTGAACGGCTATGTGCTCTCGAAGTGGCGCTTTCCGGGGGCTGGCGTCCTCTTCCCGCTCATTCTCTTCGGCATGTTCATTCCTTACCAGAGCATACTGATTCCGCTCTTTCAGTTTCTGCGCGAGATAGGGCTTTACGGCAGCCTGTGGGGCCTCATCCTCGCCCACGTCGTCTACGGCCTGCCCATCACCACGCTCATCTTCCGCAACTACTATTCGGAAATTCCCAACGAGATGCTCGAGGCCGCCAAGATCGACGGCGCGGGCTTTTTCGGCATCTACCGCCACGTCATCTTCCCGCTCTCGGTGCCCGCCTTCGTGGTGGTGGTGATCTGGCAGTTCACTCAGGTCTGGAACGAGTTTCTCTTCGCGGTGACCCTCACCCGCACCGCCTCCCAGCCCATCACCGTGGCCCTGGCGCAGCTCGCGGGCGGCGAGGCGGTCAGGTGGAACCTGCCGATGGCCGGGGCGATTCTGGCCGCGATTCCCACGCTGCTCGTCTATATCTTTCTGGGCCGCTACTTTATCCGCGGCTTGCTGGCGGGGTCGGTCAAGGGATAA
- a CDS encoding Uma2 family endonuclease — MAVADKAVEVLPLESGDRLTRSEFERRYEVMPEVKKAELIEGVVYMSSAVRAKQHGQPHSQVITWLGVYTAATPAVMLLDNTTVRLDLDNEAQPDALLRLPEEAGGSSRVSEDDYIEGAPELVIEIAASSASYDLHDKLKVYRRSGVREYLVWRVYDRELTWFYLYEGAYLPLTPDEAGVVESRVFPGLRLAVEAMLAGDLAKVLATLQEGLGEGEHGAFVKGLTGGEDRVIP, encoded by the coding sequence ATGGCAGTAGCGGACAAAGCGGTTGAGGTGCTGCCGCTGGAAAGCGGCGACCGGCTCACGCGCAGCGAGTTCGAGCGGCGCTATGAAGTCATGCCGGAAGTCAAGAAGGCTGAACTTATCGAGGGGGTTGTTTATATGTCTTCAGCCGTGCGGGCTAAGCAACATGGTCAACCGCATAGCCAAGTTATCACCTGGTTGGGTGTTTACACTGCTGCCACTCCCGCTGTGATGTTGCTTGACAACACCACGGTGCGTTTGGATTTGGACAACGAGGCGCAACCCGACGCGCTCCTCAGGTTGCCCGAAGAGGCTGGCGGCAGCTCGCGCGTCAGCGAGGACGATTATATCGAGGGCGCCCCCGAGTTGGTCATCGAGATCGCCGCGAGCAGCGCTTCGTACGACCTGCACGACAAGCTCAAGGTCTACCGGCGCAGCGGCGTGCGGGAGTATCTGGTGTGGCGGGTTTACGACCGTGAGCTCACCTGGTTTTACCTGTACGAAGGGGCGTACCTTCCCCTCACCCCCGACGAGGCGGGCGTGGTGGAGAGCCGCGTCTTTCCGGGTCTGCGCTTGGCCGTCGAGGCGATGCTGGCGGGCGACCTCGCCAAGGTGCTGGCAACCCTGCAGGAGGGTTTGGGTGAGGGCGAACACGGCGCGTTCGTGAAAGGGCTGACCGGGGGCGAGGATCGGGTTATCCCTTGA
- a CDS encoding GntR family transcriptional regulator: MILNLSDLSSEPLHGQISRQIRAKILAGDLREGTDLPSIRALAKEQQVSVITVQRSYEDLEREGLIQARRGKGFFVASLSSEQKETMAMARLVETMRPLIEEALAEGLNPEQIAAQCQRLIRSLTKATKGGVLS; the protein is encoded by the coding sequence ATGATACTGAACCTGTCCGATCTCTCTTCCGAGCCCCTGCACGGCCAAATCTCCCGGCAGATACGGGCCAAGATTCTGGCGGGTGACCTCCGTGAGGGCACGGACCTTCCCTCCATCAGAGCCTTGGCGAAAGAGCAGCAGGTCAGCGTCATCACCGTGCAGCGTTCTTACGAGGACCTCGAGCGCGAGGGGCTCATCCAGGCGAGGCGGGGCAAAGGGTTTTTTGTGGCAAGTCTGTCGAGCGAACAAAAGGAGACGATGGCAATGGCACGACTCGTTGAAACCATGAGGCCACTCATAGAAGAGGCCCTCGCCGAGGGTCTCAATCCTGAGCAAATAGCGGCGCAATGTCAGAGGCTTATCCGTAGCCTGACCAAAGCGACCAAAGGAGGTGTCCTGTCATGA
- a CDS encoding ABC transporter ATP-binding protein codes for MIHTEASPRGAKSPFAAQPSHGLAAAFNVQRLEKRYQGFTLGPVDLRLQPGTVLALIGPNGAGKTTLLDCLAGLIQPDAGSIRIFGQAAHGGGFAKGRIGYASDEGAYYENWSGARNLRFLAKFYPSWSESWLQELVRRFSFPLEKPVKTLSKGNRSKLGLITALAHKLSCSFWTSRPPASTRWREPRF; via the coding sequence ATGATCCATACCGAAGCGAGCCCGCGAGGGGCTAAGTCTCCCTTCGCGGCGCAACCCTCTCACGGGCTAGCCGCGGCCTTTAACGTGCAGCGGCTTGAAAAGCGCTACCAGGGCTTTACGCTCGGCCCCGTCGATTTACGGCTACAACCGGGCACGGTGCTCGCCCTCATCGGCCCCAACGGCGCCGGCAAGACCACCCTGCTGGACTGTCTCGCCGGGCTTATCCAGCCGGACGCCGGCAGCATCCGCATCTTCGGCCAAGCGGCGCACGGGGGCGGTTTTGCCAAGGGGCGGATAGGCTACGCCAGCGACGAGGGGGCGTACTACGAAAACTGGAGCGGCGCGCGCAACCTGCGCTTCCTGGCCAAGTTTTACCCTTCTTGGTCAGAGAGCTGGTTGCAAGAACTCGTCAGGCGCTTTAGCTTTCCCCTCGAGAAGCCCGTCAAAACCCTCTCTAAGGGAAACCGCAGCAAGCTCGGGCTCATCACCGCGCTCGCGCATAAACTAAGCTGCTCCTTTTGGACGAGCCGACCTCCGGCCTCGACCCGCTGGCGAGAGCCGAGGTTTTAG
- a CDS encoding SURF1 family protein, protein MSYRLFLTPKWLLGHALALGLVVLFVNFGFWQLRRLDERQSYNTLLETRLTAPPEALAALLAEVAPGAAREPADAANPLAYRRALAEGVYDPAREVLLRSRSYNGNPGYHVLTPLVLDSGEALLVDRGWVPFAWDEPPVPGALTPEGRVALSGVLFPRQEQPGFGARDPATGELTALFWVDIERLGRQLPYPLVPMYLQLSAQAPAQPQPYPILAAPPVIDAGPHLGYALQWFSFALIGIVGYALLVRQVVQEARGKRAPAERALQGKA, encoded by the coding sequence GTGTCCTACCGCCTGTTTCTGACGCCCAAGTGGCTCCTCGGCCACGCCTTGGCCCTGGGCCTGGTGGTGCTCTTCGTCAACTTCGGCTTCTGGCAACTGCGCCGGCTGGACGAGCGGCAGAGTTACAACACCCTGCTCGAGACCCGCCTGACCGCCCCGCCCGAAGCCCTCGCCGCGCTTCTAGCCGAGGTCGCGCCCGGGGCCGCGCGCGAGCCCGCGGACGCCGCCAACCCGCTTGCCTACCGCCGCGCCCTCGCCGAGGGTGTCTACGACCCTGCGCGCGAGGTTCTCTTGCGCTCGAGGTCTTATAACGGCAACCCCGGCTACCACGTCCTCACGCCGCTCGTCTTGGACAGCGGCGAGGCGCTCCTGGTGGACCGCGGCTGGGTGCCCTTCGCCTGGGACGAGCCGCCCGTGCCGGGGGCCCTGACGCCCGAGGGCAGGGTGGCGCTCTCTGGCGTCCTCTTCCCGCGCCAGGAGCAGCCGGGCTTCGGCGCGCGCGACCCCGCAACGGGCGAGCTTACGGCGCTCTTCTGGGTGGACATAGAACGCCTGGGGCGCCAGCTGCCCTACCCCCTGGTGCCCATGTACTTGCAGCTTTCGGCGCAAGCGCCCGCCCAGCCCCAGCCCTATCCCATCCTCGCCGCGCCACCCGTCATCGACGCGGGCCCGCACCTCGGCTACGCCCTCCAGTGGTTCTCGTTCGCGCTCATCGGCATCGTCGGCTACGCGCTGCTCGTGCGCCAGGTGGTGCAGGAGGCAAGGGGGAAGCGCGCCCCAGCCGAGAGGGCGTTGCAGGGCAAGGCGTAG